A portion of the Edaphobacter lichenicola genome contains these proteins:
- a CDS encoding NAD(P)H-hydrate dehydratase — MKILTAMEMGAVDRLTAEKFGVSLESLMEAAGSAVAKFCLREYSAKLRVVVLCGRGNNGGDGFVAARVLAQVGRSVRVVLLGKVDDLKGEAAAAMHRLREEVSSVHVVEVIDETGLADCTSALSDAGLLIDALVGTGFKPPLRGLTALLRGMVEDLAATVVAVDLPSGWDADSTEQTAEGSFRADAVVTFTAPKMAHVFGHLTRNDKTGGTFGPVVVAGIGSPEEAVVSANSLTWAGASKALAERPRDVNSNKGKFGHVLVVGGSYGKAGAPAMASLACLRAGAGLVTAAVPKSIVDTVTRIAPELMMAPLAEGTKGAVSFKNLDGAKLDALVKKISVVAVGPGLSTDGDAPAFARQMVEKTTVPVVIDADALNAFAGQTSLLNGKGRVMVLTPHPGEMARLAGMTVKEVEADRIGLARKFATKHKLTLVLKGWRTLIAHPDGSIAVNTSGNPSMAKGGSGDILTGIVAAMLAQFPNDVARAVETAVYLHGLAGDFAARVMDEHTVLATDTVTHLSDAFRYRVTDADGAVWICGLQGKA; from the coding sequence ATGAAGATACTGACTGCGATGGAGATGGGGGCGGTCGATCGATTGACTGCAGAGAAGTTCGGGGTGTCGCTGGAGTCTCTGATGGAGGCTGCGGGGAGTGCCGTGGCGAAGTTCTGTTTGAGGGAGTATTCGGCGAAGCTGCGGGTGGTTGTGCTGTGCGGGAGGGGAAATAATGGCGGGGATGGGTTCGTTGCGGCACGAGTGTTGGCGCAGGTGGGGCGGTCGGTGCGGGTGGTGCTACTGGGAAAGGTGGACGATCTGAAGGGGGAGGCTGCGGCGGCGATGCATCGGCTGCGGGAGGAGGTTTCGTCGGTACATGTCGTGGAGGTCATCGATGAGACCGGATTGGCGGATTGCACTTCTGCGCTGAGTGATGCGGGGCTTTTGATTGATGCGCTGGTGGGGACGGGGTTCAAGCCGCCGCTGCGAGGATTGACTGCTTTGCTGCGAGGCATGGTGGAGGATCTTGCAGCGACTGTGGTCGCGGTGGATCTGCCTTCGGGGTGGGATGCGGATTCGACGGAGCAGACGGCTGAAGGGTCGTTCCGAGCAGATGCCGTGGTGACCTTTACTGCTCCGAAGATGGCGCACGTATTTGGGCACCTCACGCGAAATGATAAGACGGGTGGGACGTTTGGACCGGTGGTGGTGGCGGGGATCGGATCGCCCGAGGAGGCGGTGGTTTCCGCGAACAGTTTGACCTGGGCGGGTGCTTCTAAGGCGCTGGCGGAGAGGCCTCGGGATGTGAACTCGAATAAAGGGAAGTTTGGTCATGTGCTCGTGGTGGGTGGGAGCTATGGGAAGGCCGGTGCTCCGGCGATGGCTTCGCTGGCGTGTCTAAGGGCTGGAGCGGGGTTGGTGACGGCGGCGGTGCCGAAGAGCATTGTGGATACGGTGACGCGGATTGCGCCAGAGTTGATGATGGCACCGCTGGCAGAGGGTACGAAGGGTGCGGTGTCGTTCAAGAATCTGGACGGAGCGAAGCTGGATGCGCTGGTGAAAAAGATTTCGGTGGTGGCGGTGGGGCCTGGGTTGTCGACCGATGGGGATGCTCCGGCGTTTGCGCGGCAGATGGTGGAGAAGACGACGGTTCCAGTGGTGATCGATGCGGATGCGTTGAATGCGTTTGCGGGGCAGACCAGTTTGCTGAACGGCAAGGGGCGTGTGATGGTGCTGACGCCGCATCCGGGTGAGATGGCGCGGTTGGCAGGGATGACCGTGAAAGAGGTGGAGGCGGACCGTATCGGGTTGGCACGCAAGTTTGCGACAAAACATAAACTGACGCTGGTGCTAAAGGGGTGGCGAACGCTGATCGCGCATCCGGATGGCTCAATTGCGGTGAATACGAGTGGGAATCCATCGATGGCGAAGGGGGGAAGCGGGGATATTCTGACGGGAATTGTGGCTGCGATGCTGGCGCAGTTTCCCAACGACGTTGCACGGGCGGTGGAGACGGCGGTGTATCTGCATGGGCTGGCTGGAGACTTTGCCGCGCGTGTGATGGATGAGCATACTGTACTTGCAACCGATACGGTTACACACCTTTCGGATGCATTTCGCTATCGGGTGACGGATGCGGATGGTGCGGTTTGGATCTGCGGGTTGCAGGGAAAAGCTTGA
- a CDS encoding phospholipid carrier-dependent glycosyltransferase: MRIHRQLVLRGVAVAALLLIFFLQLLAVNIRTSMSWDEGHHLFDGYTILKYRDFGLNPEVPPLAKAAAAVPLLPLRLYEPTQQGRSSQLEAFVDGREFLFRNDANQLLLRGRLIISLFTLGMALLVFLAGQEILGTLTGLLALTFLVFDPNVLAHGALVTTDATITFFIFASVYAWYRYTRRPSVWRLVLIGLLVGLAWAMRCGVIRDEKINGATISGE; encoded by the coding sequence ATGCGAATTCACCGGCAACTCGTTCTGCGTGGGGTGGCGGTTGCCGCATTGCTGTTGATCTTCTTTCTGCAACTGCTCGCTGTGAATATTCGGACTTCGATGAGCTGGGACGAGGGGCATCATCTCTTTGACGGATATACGATCCTGAAATATCGCGACTTTGGATTGAACCCTGAAGTTCCTCCTCTCGCAAAGGCAGCTGCGGCTGTTCCGTTGCTGCCTTTACGGTTGTACGAGCCAACACAGCAGGGGCGCAGTTCGCAGTTGGAGGCGTTCGTCGACGGCAGAGAGTTTCTCTTCAGGAATGACGCCAATCAACTGCTTCTTCGCGGCCGTCTTATTATTTCTTTGTTCACGTTAGGCATGGCGTTGCTGGTTTTTCTGGCAGGGCAAGAGATCCTTGGTACGTTGACTGGATTGTTGGCACTGACGTTTCTTGTCTTCGATCCGAACGTGCTTGCGCATGGAGCACTGGTGACGACGGATGCGACGATTACGTTTTTCATCTTTGCCAGTGTTTATGCGTGGTATCGGTACACACGGCGTCCGAGTGTCTGGAGGCTCGTGCTAATCGGATTGCTTGTTGGTCTCGCTTGGGCTATGCGTTGCGGAGTTATCCGCGATGAGAAGATAAATGGAGCGACGATTTCAGG